In one window of Thalassophryne amazonica chromosome 9, fThaAma1.1, whole genome shotgun sequence DNA:
- the plac8l1 gene encoding PLAC8-like protein 1, translating to MEQTTVTQKPGLSVTKASTFECQGMRDFILQSNDNWGSNNNPVVTQPGLGVTKTTITTITQTGGDWSTGLFDICRDKTTCIVGTLMPCCLELSLAHQYGECLCLPVLPGTTFAMRVGIRERYKIRGNVCEDWITVYCCYPVAVCQMIREMKQRMKTQTYHVSTALECS from the exons ATGGAGCAGACGACAGTCACACAAAA ACCAGGGCTGTCAGTCACCAAAGCCTCAACATTTGAATGTCAGGGAATGAGGGACTTCATTCTGCAGAGCAATGATAACTGGGGTTCAAACAACAACCCAGTTGTCACGCAGCCCGGCCTTGGTGTCACCAAGACAACCATCACCACCATCACACAGACAGGAGGAGACTGGAGCACGGGCCTCTTTGACATCTGCAGAGATAAGACCACAT GTATTGTTGGAACTTTGATGCCTTGTTGCTTAGAGCTGAGTCTGGCTCACCAGTACGGGGAgtgtctgtgtctgcctgtcCTACCGGGGACCACGTTTGCCATGCGAGTCGGAATCAGGGAGCGGTATAAAATACGG GGCAACGTTTGTGAGGACTGGATCACAGTGTACTGCTGTTACCCTGTGGCTGTGTGTCAGATGATCAGAGAGATGAAGCAGAGGATGAAGACTCAGACATATCATGTGTCCACTGCTCTGGAGTGCTCCTGA